One Candidatus Binatia bacterium DNA window includes the following coding sequences:
- a CDS encoding hemerythrin domain-containing protein yields MSTTISEAMHDDHRHCDELFARAEERVAAGDFAGGTQAFTEFASALERHLKLEEEVLFPALEEKTGGPIGPTQMMRHEHEQMRQALASMREGLTAQNGQAFLGQSETMLILLQQHNFKEENILYPMMDRALGAAAASYIAQVQART; encoded by the coding sequence ATGAGCACGACCATTAGCGAGGCAATGCACGATGACCACCGTCACTGCGACGAGTTGTTCGCACGCGCTGAAGAGCGCGTCGCCGCCGGCGACTTCGCGGGCGGCACTCAGGCGTTCACCGAGTTCGCCAGCGCACTCGAGCGGCACCTCAAGCTCGAGGAGGAAGTGCTGTTTCCGGCCCTCGAAGAAAAGACCGGCGGACCGATCGGGCCGACGCAGATGATGCGCCACGAGCACGAACAAATGCGCCAGGCACTTGCCTCCATGCGCGAAGGGCTGACGGCCCAGAACGGTCAGGCGTTCCTCGGCCAATCGGAAACCATGTTGATCCTCCTGCAACAGCACAACTTCAAGGAGGAGAACATTCTCTATCCGATGATGGACCGTGCCCTGGGGGCGGCTGCGGCCTCGTACATCGCCCAGGTGCAAGCGCGCACATGA
- a CDS encoding DUF2249 domain-containing protein, protein MSATRFVDVCGLAPPEPMERILEALRTLPQGETLRVHIHRQPYPLYDILAREGYACATAARDDGTFELTIRHTG, encoded by the coding sequence ATGAGCGCCACACGCTTCGTCGATGTCTGCGGCCTGGCGCCGCCCGAACCGATGGAGCGTATTCTCGAAGCCCTGCGGACCCTGCCGCAGGGTGAAACGCTGCGGGTCCATATCCACCGCCAGCCTTATCCGCTGTATGACATCCTCGCCCGCGAGGGGTACGCCTGCGCGACCGCCGCGCGCGATGACGGGACTTTCGAGCTGACGATCCGGCACACCGGATGA
- a CDS encoding deoxyguanosinetriphosphate triphosphohydrolase, protein MSIVDRARLEADEDAALAPYAMRSRQSRGRAHPEDEHAFRLAFQRDRDRIIHSTAFRRLEYKTQVFVNHEGDYYRTRLTHTVETAQITRTIARTLRLNNDLAEAVALAHDLGHTPFGHAGERILNDLMAERGGFEHNAQSLRIVDLLEERYPHFRGLNLSWEVREGIVKHSPPYEKPLAVAFDPGAAPCLEAQIVDYADEIAYNTHDIDDGLKSGLLSAEQLHEVTLWRETFERIAAEFPGAGFRIWRFQAQRALVDEFVTDLINTVTDRVATLGIGSVAAVRAHGQPLAGFSPALEEKRLQLKDFLMQNLYRHYRVMRMATKAQKIVADLFQAYVAEPAQLPPHIAARWKAGEPQARVVADYIAGMTDRFAVDEHRKLFDPEARV, encoded by the coding sequence ATGAGCATCGTCGATCGCGCGCGGCTCGAGGCCGACGAGGATGCTGCCCTGGCGCCCTACGCGATGCGCAGCCGGCAGAGCCGTGGGCGAGCGCATCCCGAGGACGAGCACGCCTTCCGTCTCGCGTTCCAGCGGGATCGGGATCGCATCATTCATTCCACGGCCTTTCGCCGTTTGGAGTACAAGACCCAGGTCTTCGTGAACCACGAGGGCGACTACTACCGTACGCGGCTCACCCACACCGTGGAGACGGCGCAGATCACGCGTACGATCGCGCGCACGTTGCGCCTCAACAACGACCTCGCCGAGGCGGTGGCCCTCGCGCACGATCTCGGCCACACGCCCTTCGGCCATGCCGGCGAGCGGATTCTGAACGACCTCATGGCCGAGCGCGGCGGGTTCGAGCACAACGCGCAAAGCTTGCGGATCGTCGACCTGCTAGAGGAGCGCTATCCGCATTTCCGCGGTCTCAATCTTAGCTGGGAAGTGCGCGAGGGGATCGTCAAGCACTCGCCGCCGTACGAGAAACCGCTGGCCGTCGCCTTCGACCCCGGTGCGGCGCCGTGCCTGGAAGCCCAGATCGTCGATTACGCCGACGAGATCGCCTACAACACGCACGACATCGACGACGGGCTCAAGTCGGGTCTCCTGAGCGCCGAACAACTGCACGAAGTGACGCTATGGCGTGAGACGTTCGAGCGGATTGCAGCCGAGTTTCCGGGGGCCGGATTCCGCATCTGGCGCTTCCAGGCCCAGCGCGCGCTGGTGGATGAGTTCGTGACCGATCTCATAAACACGGTGACCGATCGGGTCGCCACCCTCGGTATAGGCAGCGTCGCCGCCGTGCGTGCCCACGGGCAGCCGCTCGCCGGATTCAGCCCGGCGCTGGAGGAGAAACGCCTGCAATTGAAGGACTTCCTGATGCAGAACCTCTACCGGCATTACCGAGTGATGCGTATGGCGACCAAGGCGCAGAAGATCGTCGCGGATCTGTTCCAGGCCTATGTGGCCGAACCGGCGCAGTTGCCGCCGCACATCGCGGCGCGCTGGAAAGCCGGCGAGCCGCAGGCGCGCGTGGTGGCCGACTACATCGCCGGCATGACGGATCGCTTCGCGGTCGACGAGCACCGTAAGCTGTTCGACCCGGAAGCCAGGGTGTAG